Proteins encoded within one genomic window of Tissierellales bacterium:
- a CDS encoding FtsQ-type POTRA domain-containing protein, whose amino-acid sequence MKNRDGRVRIRVFLILIAVISLFVFLNFKTDFFNVKSIVVVDNSQLTIEQIQVASGAIGENIFALRQKDVKANLELHPYIKQAEVSKKYPSGLKIEVIERREVLEIKDGDTYVYVDEEGKVLKVLAKPLGKKLPILKGPTIQNYEIGDDAVFENQEAIQTALSILGEAESLGYLEDVDEIVIKGENDLIIRTNLGINVAFGEVDAIKY is encoded by the coding sequence ATGAAAAATAGAGATGGAAGAGTCCGAATTAGAGTGTTTTTGATTTTGATAGCAGTGATTTCTTTATTTGTTTTTTTAAATTTCAAAACAGATTTTTTCAATGTGAAATCTATTGTAGTAGTAGACAATTCGCAGCTGACTATAGAGCAAATACAAGTAGCATCAGGGGCAATTGGCGAGAACATATTTGCTCTAAGACAAAAAGATGTGAAGGCTAATTTAGAACTTCATCCTTATATAAAGCAAGCGGAAGTTTCTAAAAAATATCCAAGTGGATTAAAAATAGAAGTAATTGAGAGAAGAGAAGTATTAGAAATAAAAGATGGCGACACTTATGTTTATGTTGACGAAGAGGGGAAAGTATTGAAGGTATTAGCTAAACCTCTTGGAAAAAAACTACCTATATTGAAGGGACCGACGATTCAAAATTATGAAATTGGTGATGATGCGGTATTTGAAAATCAAGAAGCAATACAAACTGCACTTTCAATCTTAGGAGAAGCTGAATCGCTCGGATATTTGGAAGATGTTGATGAAATTGTAATAAAAGGTGAAAATGATTTAATAATTCGTACAAATTTAGGAATAAACGTTGCATTTGGTGAGGTAGATGCGATAAAATAT
- the murG gene encoding undecaprenyldiphospho-muramoylpentapeptide beta-N-acetylglucosaminyltransferase: MRYVVTGGGTGGHIYPALAIAKTIMKHQSDAEILYIGTKHGLESEIVPREGFEFKTIRIQGFRRKLSRDTFKSACMIFRGMKDAKRILKEFKPDIVIGTGGYVCGPVVYQASRLKIPTVIHESNAFPGITNKILAKKVDKILVSFDEANKRFKRPERTVLTGNPIREDFLKVTDEEANRVIDKIAGKKLIFSFGGSGGQKSINLAILDLIERFNDSKYQLIHVTGKNRYEDFMRLVDDKNIKVNSQVKILPYMYAMPEVMKLSDLVIISAGALGISEVTALGVPAIVIPKSYTTENHQEYNARVIEENGAGRMILESDLSSDKLWKIINQILVDEKGYTKMVENSLKLSEVDATEQIYKEIESMI; the protein is encoded by the coding sequence ATGAGATATGTAGTAACTGGTGGCGGGACAGGAGGTCATATATATCCCGCATTGGCTATAGCCAAAACGATTATGAAGCATCAATCTGATGCAGAAATATTATATATAGGAACAAAACATGGACTAGAATCAGAAATAGTACCTAGAGAGGGATTTGAATTTAAGACTATAAGGATACAAGGATTTAGAAGGAAATTGTCTAGAGATACATTTAAATCTGCATGTATGATTTTTAGAGGAATGAAAGATGCCAAGAGAATTCTTAAAGAGTTTAAGCCCGATATAGTAATAGGTACAGGAGGGTATGTATGTGGTCCTGTAGTTTATCAGGCTAGTAGGTTGAAAATTCCAACTGTGATACATGAGTCAAATGCCTTTCCTGGTATAACAAATAAAATACTTGCAAAAAAAGTCGATAAGATTTTAGTTAGTTTTGATGAAGCTAATAAAAGATTTAAACGACCGGAGAGGACAGTGCTTACAGGAAATCCGATAAGAGAAGACTTTTTAAAGGTAACAGATGAAGAGGCAAATAGAGTTATCGATAAGATCGCGGGTAAAAAACTTATATTTAGTTTTGGAGGAAGTGGCGGTCAAAAAAGTATAAATTTGGCAATATTAGATCTTATAGAACGTTTTAATGATTCAAAGTATCAATTAATTCACGTTACTGGCAAAAATAGATATGAAGATTTTATGAGACTTGTCGATGATAAGAATATAAAGGTTAATTCTCAAGTCAAGATTTTACCTTATATGTATGCTATGCCTGAAGTAATGAAGTTGTCAGATTTGGTAATTATAAGCGCTGGAGCACTTGGAATATCTGAAGTTACGGCATTAGGTGTTCCAGCTATTGTAATTCCTAAATCATATACAACAGAGAATCATCAAGAATACAATGCTAGAGTTATTGAAGAAAATGGTGCAGGAAGGATGATACTTGAGAGTGATTTGTCAAGCGACAAGCTTTGGAAAATTATAAATCAGATATTAGTAGACGAAAAGGGGTATACTAAAATGGTTGAAAATAGTCTTAAGTTGAGTGAAGTAGATGCTACCGAGCAGATATATAAAGAGATAGAGAGTATGATATAA